In Phocoena phocoena chromosome 19, mPhoPho1.1, whole genome shotgun sequence, a genomic segment contains:
- the MRPL12 gene encoding large ribosomal subunit protein bL12m, producing the protein MLPAAASLLWGPCLRLRAAALRLARQQVPRVCSVRLMRCSSHRGGEALAGAPLDNTPKEYPPKIQQLVQDIASLTLLEISDLNELLKKTLKIQDVGFMPMGGVVPGAAPAAAAPEAAEEDIPKPKEQTHFTVRLTEAKPVDKVKLIKEIKNFVQGINLVQAKKLVESLPQEIKANVAKAEAEKIKAALEAVGGTVVLE; encoded by the exons ATGCTGCCGGCGGCCGCAAGCCTCCTATGGGGGCCGTGTCTTAGGCTTCGAGCCGCCGCCCTCCGCCTCGCCAG GCAACAGGTACCTCGTGTCTGCTCCGTGCGCCTGATGAGATGCAGCAGCCATCGAGGGGGGGAGGCCCTTGCTGGTGCCCCCCTGGATAACACCCCCAAGGAGTACCCCCCCAAGATCCAGCAGCTGGTCCAGGACATTGCCAGCCTCACGCTGCTGGAGATCTCAGACCTCAACGAGCTCCTGAAG AAAACGTTGAAGATCCAGGATGTGGGGTTCATGCCGATGGGTGGCGTGGTGCCTGGTGCTGCCCCTGCCGCAGCAGCCCCCGAG gcagcAGAAGAAGACATCCCCAAACCAAAAGAACAGACGCATTTCACCGTCCGCCTGACAGAGGCAAAACCTGTGGACAAGGTGAAGCTGATCAAGGAAATCAAGAACTTCGTCCAGGGCATCAACCTCGTCCAG GCAAAGAAGCTGGTGGAATCCCTGCCTCAGGAAATCAAAGCCAATGTGGCCAAGGCCGAGGCCGAGAAGATCAAGGCGGCCCTAGAGGCGGTGGGCGGCACCGTGGTTCTGGAGTAG
- the SLC25A10 gene encoding mitochondrial dicarboxylate carrier isoform X1, giving the protein MAAEARVSRWYFGGLASCGAACCTHPLDLVKVHLQTQQEVKLRMTGMALQVVRSDGILALYNGLSASLCRQMTYSLTRFAIYETVRDQVTKGSEGPLPFYKKVLLGSISGCVGGFVGTPADMVNVRMQNDMKLPQNQRRNYAHALDGLYRVAREEGLKKLFSGATMASSRGMLVTVGQLSCYDQAKQLVLSTGYLSDSIFTHFIASFIAVSGGGVPTRLAFQGGCATFLCQPLDVLKTRLMNAKGEYQGVLHCAMETAKLGPLAFYKGLVPAGIRLMPHTVLTFVFLEQLRKHFGIKVPS; this is encoded by the exons ATGGCGGCCGAGGCGCGCGTGTCGCGCTGGTACTTCGGTGGGCTGGCGTCGTGCGGGGCCGCCTGCTGCACGCACCCGCTGGACCTGGTCAAG GTGCATCTACAGACGCAGCAGGAGGTGAAGCTGCGCATGACGGGGATGGCGCTGCAGGTGGTGCGCTCCGATGGCATCCTGGCTCTCTACAATGGGCTGAGCGCCTCCCTGTGCAGACAG ATGACCTACTCCCTGACTCGATTTGCCATCTATGAGACCGTGCGGGACCAGGTAACCAAGGGCAGCGAGGGCCCCCTGCCCTTCTACAAGAAGGTCCTGTTGGGCTCCATCAGTG GTTGTGTTGGCGGTTTCGTGGGGACCCCCGCGGACATGGTCAATGTCAG GATGCAGAATGACATGAAGCTGCCCCAGAATCAGCGCCGAAA CTATGCCCACGCCCTGGACGGCCTGTACCGCGTGGCCCGAGAAG AGGGTCTGAAGAAGCTGTTCTCGGGCGCAACTATGGCGTCCAGTCGAGGGATGTTGGTCACCGTGGGCCAG CTGTCCTGCTATGACCAAGCCAAGCAGCTGGTTCTCAGCACGGGGTACTTGTCCGACAGCATCTTCACTCACTTTATTGCCAGCTTCATTGCGGTGAGTGGCGGAG gggtgCCCACCCGCCTTGCCTTCCAGGGTGGATGCGCCACCTTCttgtgccagcccctggatgtGCTGAAGACCCGGCTGATGAATGCCAAGGGCGAGTATCAG GGTGTTCTGCACTGTGCCATGGAGACAGCGAAGCTTGGGCCGCTGGCCTTTTACAAG gGCCTCGTGCCTGCCGGCATCCGCCTCATGCCCCACACCGTACTCACGTTTGTGTTTCTGGAGCAGCTTCGCAAACACTTCGGCATCAAAGTGCCGTCCTGA
- the SLC25A10 gene encoding mitochondrial dicarboxylate carrier isoform X2 has translation MAAEARVSRWYFGGLASCGAACCTHPLDLVKVHLQTQQEVKLRMTGMALQVVRSDGILALYNGLSASLCRQMTYSLTRFAIYETVRDQVTKGSEGPLPFYKKVLLGSISGCVGGFVGTPADMVNVRMQNDMKLPQNQRRNYAHALDGLYRVAREEGLKKLFSGATMASSRGMLVTVGQLSCYDQAKQLVLSTGYLSDSIFTHFIASFIAGGCATFLCQPLDVLKTRLMNAKGEYQGVLHCAMETAKLGPLAFYKGLVPAGIRLMPHTVLTFVFLEQLRKHFGIKVPS, from the exons ATGGCGGCCGAGGCGCGCGTGTCGCGCTGGTACTTCGGTGGGCTGGCGTCGTGCGGGGCCGCCTGCTGCACGCACCCGCTGGACCTGGTCAAG GTGCATCTACAGACGCAGCAGGAGGTGAAGCTGCGCATGACGGGGATGGCGCTGCAGGTGGTGCGCTCCGATGGCATCCTGGCTCTCTACAATGGGCTGAGCGCCTCCCTGTGCAGACAG ATGACCTACTCCCTGACTCGATTTGCCATCTATGAGACCGTGCGGGACCAGGTAACCAAGGGCAGCGAGGGCCCCCTGCCCTTCTACAAGAAGGTCCTGTTGGGCTCCATCAGTG GTTGTGTTGGCGGTTTCGTGGGGACCCCCGCGGACATGGTCAATGTCAG GATGCAGAATGACATGAAGCTGCCCCAGAATCAGCGCCGAAA CTATGCCCACGCCCTGGACGGCCTGTACCGCGTGGCCCGAGAAG AGGGTCTGAAGAAGCTGTTCTCGGGCGCAACTATGGCGTCCAGTCGAGGGATGTTGGTCACCGTGGGCCAG CTGTCCTGCTATGACCAAGCCAAGCAGCTGGTTCTCAGCACGGGGTACTTGTCCGACAGCATCTTCACTCACTTTATTGCCAGCTTCATTGCG GGTGGATGCGCCACCTTCttgtgccagcccctggatgtGCTGAAGACCCGGCTGATGAATGCCAAGGGCGAGTATCAG GGTGTTCTGCACTGTGCCATGGAGACAGCGAAGCTTGGGCCGCTGGCCTTTTACAAG gGCCTCGTGCCTGCCGGCATCCGCCTCATGCCCCACACCGTACTCACGTTTGTGTTTCTGGAGCAGCTTCGCAAACACTTCGGCATCAAAGTGCCGTCCTGA